The following DNA comes from Miscanthus floridulus cultivar M001 chromosome 5, ASM1932011v1, whole genome shotgun sequence.
ACAAACACTTGGTTCTAGCATCCACAGATCACTATGCTGCATCTAACGCTGCACTTTTGTTACATTTTTAATTAATAATAAACACCAGTAACATAATTCGAGAAGCGACCATCACAACCAAGAGAGATTTATCCAGGCAATGCACCTGACCAAACATACAAATACCCTGGTATAACACGACTAAGGTATGTAAATCAAAAGTTACCGTTATCCGTGCAAATAATACAATCCCACACAGCCCTAGCCAATTGTTCTTAGGTTAAACATTAGATTACTCTTTTGAAAAGAACTCATAGGCTGTATGGTATTTATCCAGGACAACATTGTAGAGTGGATGGATTGGCTCCAGCAAATTAGAGTACGGTCCAAGCACATGCTGAGGTAATGGGCACGAATCTGCATCAGTCATGGCACTGTACTGGCTAACTGAGAGACCACTGAGGCAGTAGCATGAATGATAGTGATCTCTGTTCTTTCCAGGCTTATCCCTCAAGCCTCCCTCTAGTACCTGAGTtacggaagcagttgccatcttaACTAATCTGAGATCTCAACTCCTCAacaaatactccctctgttccaatttATAGGTCGTTTTGGCATTTTTAGgtacataacttttgctatgtatctagacatatcgaatatctaggtgcatagcaaaagctatgtatagaaaagccaaaacgacctaTAATTTGGGACAAAGGGCGGTAACAACTATAATAAGATGGCATTGCAGAATTTCACATTCTGGTGATAAAACTCTGCATATGAAAATAATATTGTATTTAAAGTTATCTCACCTGAGAACAAAGTAGGATGTATTGTTGCAGGGCAATGTTATGGAAGAGTGGGCCAATTTGGTTGCTCTGTTGTATAAAATCAAATCCAAACTTTGCATAATCCACAGCTTCAGGAGGAAAACAAGCAAAAGACATGAGTATGATGACATTCAAGCCCCCCAGAATTTGTAAATCAATACCTTAGTTCAGTTCAGGTCATGACCTTGTGGGGGCATTATAAACTTGCacatcaaatgcaccaaaagtaTAAACAGTATGAAGAATGACATTCGGTTGCCAGTAAGCAGATCAAGGTTTTAAAAATTGATAGTCGGTACTGTTCGCTCACCCACCTACTAGCAAACATACAGAAAAACAGGCTTTTTAAGTTATCAGTGCATTGCTGCATGGTACGAGGAATAAAGAAGAAGTTCCAATGAGTTACAATTTACATCGATCTGGAACCAGTTCTAttttttgttttaaaattttacaaAAACTTCTTTCATATTTATCACAAACAAAATGAAGAAATAATTTTCATTTCATAAGAAAAATATGGATGGTCCTGATTCTTACCGGAGGAAAACTTTTTCGCAGTGCACCCATATGAACTGGTGCTGCAGGCATCCTCTCCTGATGGCCTTTTGCAGGAATACGAGGACTTCAATTGCTTATCAACAATCGTAATTAACTTTTGTGTTAAAGCAATGGCAGCTCCCTGGTCACACACTAGATTTCTGTTACATGGAGCACATGTGGCAAAGATAACAGTAGACAGATGTTACAATTACCTGCCAAAAGGAGTAGCAACCGTCAACCAATTTATTAGTTCGTCCTTGAAATCCGCATTCCACTCCTTGACGAAAAGCCACCCAACCCTAAATGGTGAAGATGTCAGCAACAACACCAAATGGTATTgtaataaaaacaaatgttgcatCAGCCAAACACACAAGTATCAACTACTTGTCATGCACTTTCACCAAAGGACCTAAAAGAACAACTTCATGGTCTGGTACACAAAACACATCATAATTATAGAagtaaattaaataaactaaGGGAGGAAGAGGTTGTCTTACGATCAAGCTAGGCAAGTCAACTTTCTCTGCCTCATTAAGCAGGATCAAAGCAGCCAATCCACAGAACGTATACCTTATGAAAGCAACTTTTGTTAATGTTCTTAACATATAAATTTGGAACTTTACAGAAATCCTCAGAAACATACCCACCATGTGCTTCAGCATAAGGCTCCCCAGCAATACCACCTTCATAAGTTTGACAACTGCAGTCATATAGTATATCAATTGAGCAACATTCTAGAAAAGAACTGTGACCAAGCAACAATTTTTGCAACTGAAAAAAAAATGCATTTATATAACACAAACAAAACCTTGCTATGAAGTCACCAACGCCTTTTGCCAGTTCAACATCAAGAATATTCACAAGGCTGGCAACCTAAGGTCAACATCAGGAAATATCAAGTAACTGCAGAAAAATCGTGAAGGACCACAAGAAACTCACCGATATAGCGGTGTAGGAAGCACGGACATCAATTTCACCACCATCATGCATTCTAGGGCAAAGGAAAAATGAGTGGCAGGCATCACCTCATAAAGAGCTACAAATGAGAAAGTGGTCTCTGTACATTATCCATGCTGATAGGTTGCGTACCTGAAAGCACCTGATACATCTTTCATCCGAAACATAAACTTGTACAGGTTGTCCCTGACCAACAAGGTTAACATTATTAACAAAAGAACTCATGTAAAGCAGATCTTGCTTTAGAGCAACCATGAGATTTACCTATTGATTGATGACAGTGCTCTTTCACTCCctattgtcacaagtgtatttacgGCAGCATAAGTCGTAGCTAGGTGAGGCAACTGCAAAGGACGTGGACAAAAGAATGTCTTAAAAAAACTACAATTTACCCTCTTGAATGACTCAACATAAATGAACTCAAACTAACTTTATAAATCAATAACAAACAAGATTTCTGGTTAAAAACTTATGCTAAATGAATGAGAAGGCTAAATCAAGCACCCAATAATGTGCTTTGCTTTCAAAAAAGATAACCTTGAGTATTCAAATCCAAAGCATAGTACCCATCGTCACTGGCATGTATTTTGTTTGTTACATGGACATGCTAATATCAATTAAAAATGTTACAATTACAACCGGGTGAGCTAAAGAGGGATTTAAATATTTAATGTGATTGCAACAGCAAACATATATGTCCTCAGTGTTTCATTGGACATATCCAAGACTAATGCATACACTGCATAAATCTAAAATCTTATCTAAAAAAATCAATGCAAATAGCAAAATCAAAGATATTATGCTCAAAAGTGTGGGGCTCAAAAGGTTTTGAGATTGGAGCAACCTGTCCAGGTCCACCACTATATCCACCATCTTTATCCTGACATCGAGCTAAGAAGTCTATGATATCATTCTCAAGATCATCATCAAGTGCTTCATCCAGCAAAGCAAGTGGATGAACCATCCAGTAGCACAGCCAAGGGCGACTGAAACCAATTTAAAACAATACCAGAACAAATATGCATTAGTGTCACAATCAAACAGGATATTTTAAAGATAACTTAACCATGCACAATCATTACTTGGCATCTAGAACATGAAAGGCTGGCCCAAGATGCCTCAGCCCACGCGTCAGATACTCGATATGTTGATCACGCCACAGCTCTAGCCTGCACATTAAACAACTCAACAACAAAATTCTATGATGAGGAGGCAGTGGACACCCTAACATCAACTCCCATTCAAGTGTTTGTGTATAATACGCTATCCAACAACAAATAAATAGCAGTATTAAGCATCTGTAAGCACCAAATCAGGAACCCTGCACTGAACTATCTGGTGCTACAGGTAAAGTTATCAGAGGACTAGCCATTTTTCAAGCTACTGCCTGTCAAATTCTCCAATATCCAAACTAAACCCATGCGTCGAGATCCGCCTAGCACTGCCGGCAGCCGGGGGATATCTCCTATCTCCTAATCTCCTAATAGAAGTGAGAAAACTAGCGTGCGCTCTGGGATGCTCACATGATGGATTTCGTGTTGGGCGCGGCCCCGAAGAGGGCGCGGTAGATGTCGCCAACCCTGGCCTCCACCTTCATCTGCTCCACCTGCGTCACCGTGAGCCTCGGGAGCTCGGagtccgccgccgctgccgggtCGTCCCCGGTGGGAGGCGCCGACTGCGGGGAGGGATCCATGGACGCAGCTGCCTGGGGCGGAGTCGGAGGCGCGGCGCCGCCGCTTGGCTGCGCTCTCGAGAGCTGCGGCCTGCGGTTTCGGCTGCGGATTCTGTGCTGCGGCATGTCCCGGGTCCGGCTCTTGGCTGCTTCGGTGTTGTGATGATGGGCCCGGAGTGGAGCAATCTTTTGATGCCGCGAGAAGGGTGAGCCCAACCAATGATTCTTTGAGCCGGCCCAGTCACTGACCAGAGCTATGTTACCCAGCCCGAATGCCGCACCAAACCCACGACGGCACCGCAGCAACCCATTCCACAGCCACGCGACGCACGGCCGACCTCAGGCAGCGCTTCTGCTTGGCGGCCGGGGCCAGCCGCCGCCTCGCCTTCGCGAGGGTTTTAGCGACGAAGAGAAAGGGGAGGAGGCGGTACAGAGGGAGAGGGTGGGAGATGGCTGCCATGGTTGGAGCGCGCAGGTCGCTCTTAGCCGCCCGGTTGTCCCCTCGCGGCGCCATCGCGGCGTCGGCCGCGCCAGCGCCCCTCTACCGGCGCGTGGATTCGCCGCCCAGGTACTGTACCACTACCCCGGTGGTGTCTCGTTGATTCGTATGACGCGATGCTATTCCCTGTTGCTAATCTTTTCTTTTTGTAGACTAGAGTTGGGAGATCTTTAGCGATTTGGTTCTCGGTAACTGTTCCTCTGTTGCTAAGAACGGAACAGAATAtaacttttttttaaaataaaggaAGCCAAGTGTTCGGGGAAGGAAATTTCTATTCATTGTGGCCTGATTAGAACATGAAATGACACCTTGGTCCTTGGCATAGACGCATAGTAATTCTAATTCGTGTTTTCTGTTCGTTAGAACGTCTCTTGTACTAAGGGTTCGTTTAAATCCAGGGGGTAAAGTTTTTGGTTGTCACATCAGGTGTCACacggggtgtttggatactaataaaaaaataaattacagaatccttCAGGAATCCATGaggcgaatttattaagcctaattaatccgtcattagcatatgtgtactgtagcaccacattgtcaaatcatggactaattaggcttaaaagatttgtctcgcaaattagtcgcaaactgtgcaattagttatttttttagtctatatttaatactccatgcatgtgtctaaacatctgatgggatagggagtaaactttaggtgaggaactaaacaaggcctaagtcaaAAAAAAGTCTCTTTTTACTTTTAATCCTAAAAATATGCAGTTTCACTACTTATCTGTTCCAGATGCGGtctttttaaaagaaaaaaaaaacacttaccTGTTTGACATTGCACCTGAAAATTTCCAAGTCAGGGTCATCCTAAAAGCATGGTTCTTTTATCTTGCAGACTTCCAGCTGAAAGTGTTTGTCTCCAGTCTTGGGTTCCACATCGAGGGGCTGGCAGTTTTGCATCTGAACGGACTGATGAAGACTATCAGCGTGAATGGGGACAAAACAAAGCAGGTAGCTACGCTGACTCCCATTCAAATGGCGCTAACCTCCAACTTCAGAGAGATGTCCCTTCAGCTGGTTCCACAACAGGTATTCACAAAAATAGGGGTGTGGATGTTGGTGGTAGTTCTGAGCAACATTACAGAAGTGGTGGATCATATGGCTTTCGAAACAGTCATCAACCGTATACTGGTGCAAGAGCAAATAATGAGACATCGGGATATAATGCATCGCAACCTTACAGAGGTAGTGGTGCATACAGCCAGCAAGGCCTTGGTGGGTATTTTCCAAATGATCGTCAACAGTACAATGGCACAGAAGCTAATAGTACATATTGCTCTGGATACAACTCCCAAAGTAACCAGAAGATTTATGAAGGAGAAGGAGCTAATTATGGGCAGTATGGATATGGTCCTTCAGGACAAGCATGTCCAAACCCAATTGGAAATAACCAGCGAGTTCAAAAACAGCAATATGTTGATCATAGATCTGGGGGAAGTTATCCAGATAGATCGGGGAATCATCCCTCTCAGTATGTAAATCCAACTCATTTCTATAAGGAGCATGTTGCAGGGTTTCAGCAAGGCAACAATAGTAATTTTGGATATAATGCTTCGCAGGCGTATCAAAGCCCTCATTTCACTACGCAGGCTGATACACATAGTACTCCTCAAGGATATTCCATGTACCTAAATACAGATGCACAACACCTCTCTCATGGAGTTCATCAAGAAAACCATTCACATGCACAATCTGCCGGATCATTTGGGAACCACTTAAACAGTGCACCTCATGAAGATGACAAATATCACCAGTCGCTACAGGGCAACCCTTCAAATGCTGGATCGCCTTATGAAGTACCTAAAGCCGGCAGCAAACACAAAGGTACTGTTGAAGAACTGGAGAAGTTTTGTGAAGATGGCAATTTAAAAGAAGCTTTGGAAGTTTTGGCTTTGCTAAAGGAAAACAGAATTGTGCTACATGCTCCTCAGTACTTCAGATTGATGCAAGCATGTGGTGATGCAACTGCGCTCTCAGAAGCAAGGTTAATACATAGTCAAATTTCTGAATCATCACTTGTTATTGATACAGATTTTCAAAACAAAATTCTAAAGATGTATGCTAAGTGTGGTTCAATGGAAGATGCAAAGAAGCTTTTCAGTTCTATGGATCATCATAATTTGACTTCTTGGAACACTATGATCTCAGGTTTTGTGCATAATACCCTTGGTGAAGAAGCAATAGATTTTTTCGATCGGTTTAAGCAGACAGGGGGTAAGCCAGATCTTGGCATGTTCAGACATGTTTTCCTGGCCTGTGGAATTTTAGGATCTGTTAATGAAGGAATGTTGCATTTTGAATCCATGCAGAAAGATTTTGGCATACATCCCACTATGGAACATTATGCAAGCATTATTAGTATGCTTGGACAGTCTGGCTACATTGCTGAAGCCTATGAATTTGTGGAACAGATGCCTGTGGAACCAAGCATTGAGGTATGGGAAAATTTGATGAACATGTGTCGACTTAATGGCTTTTTAGAGCTTGGAGATCGTTGCGCTCAAATCATAGAGCGTTTGGATTCTTCTAGGCTGAATGAACAGTCTAAAATGGGTCTTTTCCCTGTCGATGCTTCAGACCTTGCGAAGGAAAAGGAAAGTAAAAAGGCAAGTGTCGCTGAAGCTCGGAGCAAGGTCCATGAATACAGAGCTGGAGACCGATCCCACCCTGACACTCCTAAGATCTATGAAGAGCTGAGGTACTTGTTGGCTCACATGAAAGAAGCTGGGTATATTGCTGACACTCGATTTGTTCTTCATGATGTTGATCAAGAAACCAAAGAGGATGCTTTACTGGCTCACAGTGAGAGGCTGGCTATCAGTTACGGTCTTGTAACAAGTGCTCCCCGCTCACCTATTCGAGTTATAAAGAATCTTCGGTCCTGTGGAGACTGTCACACGGCTTTCAAGATAATCTCGAAACTTGTTGGCCGTCAGATCATTGCAAGGGATGCAAAGAGGTTCCACCACTTTGAAAATGGTGTGTGCTCTTGCAAAGACTACTGGTAAACAAGATGATAGAAGTCCACATCTTAGTCAATTTTGATTGGCGCAAGACCGCAATAGGTTGTTTATATGCTGAAGGTAGGCTGATGCCTATCTAACATTTAGTTAGCTGATAGTTTCATGTCAGGGACATGATGTATGATGTCGTCAGGGACAAACAGGCCTTAAGCCCCTCTAGTGTTCTATTTTGCAGTTCATACGTTAAGCCTGAGTTTTTGCTTTAACGACTGTTGTCTATGACTTGTTACTTGCCACCAAAATAAAACAGTAGAATGTAATTGGGCTGTGGTCCCCTGGCATGTAAACTTTGATTCAGCTCGACTACAAAGCTTTCTGACTGCATTCTGTATCCATTGCTTATAGCTAGCAAAATCTTGTCCTTGTACCTGTTTGGCTTCAGCTCGGGATTGGGCTTTCTTTGGCTCTGGACTCTGGAGTCGAGTTTCTAAAGAAATCTGCTACTAGAGATGATCGGGAAGTCAAGTATTCTGGGCTCTTTAATATCCGTTTAGCTTGTTCTGATGGATTGATTTTGCGTGTGGATTTACTTCTTCCCATTGGTTCtagttttttttgcattttataatGTTGCTCTGCACCCAAAGATCAATGGAACTTGTTGCATTTGTCTGTACCATGAAGATGCAAGCCGATTTGTTATCCGGTGTTCGTACTTGCAGTCATAGGGGTATGGCGATGATGACGAACAGAGACGACGAAGGTAGCGGAGGTAAGATCACCGTGCCAAAGAAGAGGTAATAGGACAAGTAATCCATGCAAACAAACAAGAACTAGCCAATACAGGTTTAGCTAGTACATGATAAGCAAACACCGACTAGATTGCATTGACATGGACAGGCTTAAGAGTCTGGGTTATTTTTCTAGCAAGTCTTACCATAGAAACACAACCAAACACATGAATTTTCCTTGGATTTCCATGGAAATCAAGTTTCGAATGTCGCCTTAATGTGCACGTCCAAAACTTGGAAGGTGATACTATACTGCCGGGGAACTAAGGCCCAAATGCGTCTAAAAACACGATCAACTTTGAGCACATTTGATGATTTCAACTCTAATACCAACCCATTGTCAGTTGCTTTGCAACCTGCAGCTGCAGACGGCCTTGGGGACCGAGCTTTTTGGAAATAGACCATTATGGGAAGTAGGTTTCGGTGATATGTCATCCCGCAACGGGGCTTCGCCAGCTTGCCATTATGGAACACGACCCACTCGCTAGAATACCATCCGATGCATTTGGACTCCTTTTATTCCTCTTCTGCCTCTGCCCCTTATCTTTTCTTTCACAGGCCTCGTGCCTGGGACGGAACGGAGGTAGTCGGAGAACGGATCGAGCGAGGCGCTGTGCTCCTGTCCGACTCcgacgctgaaagctctagtttggttttggttaattaatgaaaccctaagtgctaacctagtttatcaaagtaattatgagataggtagtactattccaagtggtgaagcaaatgaagatcatgacatgatgatggtgattccatggtgatgatcaagtgcttggacttgaaaagaagaaagagaaaaataaaaagctcaaggcaaaagtataagttgtatgagccattttatttcggtgatcaagacatttagcgagtgtgatcacatttaggatcgatagccgtattattaagaggggtgaaactcgtatcgaaatacggttatcaaagtgccact
Coding sequences within:
- the LOC136450424 gene encoding protein farnesyltransferase subunit beta-like, whose protein sequence is MPQHRIRSRNRRPQLSRAQPSGGAAPPTPPQAAASMDPSPQSAPPTGDDPAAAADSELPRLTVTQVEQMKVEARVGDIYRALFGAAPNTKSIMLELWRDQHIEYLTRGLRHLGPAFHVLDANRPWLCYWMVHPLALLDEALDDDLENDIIDFLARCQDKDGGYSGGPGQLPHLATTYAAVNTLVTIGSERALSSINRDNLYKFMFRMKDVSGAFRMHDGGEIDVRASYTAISVASLVNILDVELAKGVGDFIASCQTYEGGIAGEPYAEAHGGYTFCGLAALILLNEAEKVDLPSLIGWVAFRQGVECGFQGRTNKLVDGCYSFWQGAAIALTQKLITIVDKQLKSSYSCKRPSGEDACSTSSYGCTAKKFSSAVDYAKFGFDFIQQSNQIGPLFHNIALQQYILLCSQVLEGGLRDKPGKNRDHYHSCYCLSGLSVSQYSAMTDADSCPLPQHVLGPYSNLLEPIHPLYNVVLDKYHTAYEFFSKE
- the LOC136450423 gene encoding pentatricopeptide repeat-containing protein At4g32450, mitochondrial-like; the protein is MPHQTHDGTAATHSTATRRTADLRQRFCLAAGASRRLAFARVLATKRKGRRRYRGRGWEMAAMVGARRSLLAARLSPRGAIAASAAPAPLYRRVDSPPRLPAESVCLQSWVPHRGAGSFASERTDEDYQREWGQNKAGSYADSHSNGANLQLQRDVPSAGSTTGIHKNRGVDVGGSSEQHYRSGGSYGFRNSHQPYTGARANNETSGYNASQPYRGSGAYSQQGLGGYFPNDRQQYNGTEANSTYCSGYNSQSNQKIYEGEGANYGQYGYGPSGQACPNPIGNNQRVQKQQYVDHRSGGSYPDRSGNHPSQYVNPTHFYKEHVAGFQQGNNSNFGYNASQAYQSPHFTTQADTHSTPQGYSMYLNTDAQHLSHGVHQENHSHAQSAGSFGNHLNSAPHEDDKYHQSLQGNPSNAGSPYEVPKAGSKHKGTVEELEKFCEDGNLKEALEVLALLKENRIVLHAPQYFRLMQACGDATALSEARLIHSQISESSLVIDTDFQNKILKMYAKCGSMEDAKKLFSSMDHHNLTSWNTMISGFVHNTLGEEAIDFFDRFKQTGGKPDLGMFRHVFLACGILGSVNEGMLHFESMQKDFGIHPTMEHYASIISMLGQSGYIAEAYEFVEQMPVEPSIEVWENLMNMCRLNGFLELGDRCAQIIERLDSSRLNEQSKMGLFPVDASDLAKEKESKKASVAEARSKVHEYRAGDRSHPDTPKIYEELRYLLAHMKEAGYIADTRFVLHDVDQETKEDALLAHSERLAISYGLVTSAPRSPIRVIKNLRSCGDCHTAFKIISKLVGRQIIARDAKRFHHFENGVCSCKDYW